One region of Desmodus rotundus isolate HL8 chromosome 11, HLdesRot8A.1, whole genome shotgun sequence genomic DNA includes:
- the LOC112302393 gene encoding patr class I histocompatibility antigen, A-2 alpha chain, with protein sequence MSSRPKRTHTLQTRRRPVLRPPALLLLLGALALTETRAGRHSLRYFDTAVSGPNRGEYRYIAAGYVDDTQFMRFDSYDKSQSPARPWVQRPWAQRPWAAEEQQHWDRYTQNARDNAQNFRVSLNNLRGYYNQSDNGSHCIQWLYGCDVGADGNFLRGYAQFAYDGADYLSLNADLRSWTAADAAARITRRKWEEAGEAEHYRAYLEWECVQWLRRNLERLQRADPPKTHLTHHPISEHEVTLQCWALGFYPAEITLTWQCDGEDKTEDMELVETRPAGDGTFQKWAAVVVPPGEEQRYTCHVQHQGLPEPLTLRWEPPSQAKIGLVLLGAVVAGAVVTGAVVAGAVVWRRKLSG encoded by the exons ATGTCTTCGCGACCGAAGCGGACTCACACTCTTCAGACGCGGAGGAGACCGGTCCTGAGGCCCCCAGCCCTCCTACTGCTCTTGGGGGCCCTGGCGCTGACCGAGACCCGGGCGG GCCGCCACTCGCTGAGATATTTCGACACCGCCGTGTCCGGGCCCAACCGCGGGGAATACCGGTACATCGCCGCCGGCTACGTGGACGACACGCAGTTCATGCGGTTCGACAGCTACGACAAGAGCCAGAGCCCGGCGCGGCCGTGGGTGCAGCGGCCGTGGGCGCAGCGGCCGTGGGCGGCGGAGGAGCAGCAGCATTGGGACCGGTACACGCAGAACGCCAGGGACAACGCACAGAATTTCCGAGTGAGCCTGAACAACCTGCGCGGCTACTACAACCAGAGCGACAACG GGTCTCACTGCATCCAGTGGCTGTACGGCTGCGACGTCGGAGCGGACGGGAACTTCCTCCGCGGGTACGCTCAGTTCGCCTACGACGGCGCCGACTACCTCTCTCTGAACGCGGACCTGCGCTCCTGGACCGCGGCCGATGCTGCGGCTCGCATCACCCGGCGCAAGTGGGAGGAGGCGGGTGAGGCGGAGCACTACAGGGCCTACCTGGAGTGGGAGTGCGTGCAGTGGCTCCGCAGAAACCTGGAGAGGCTGCAGCGCGCAG ATCCTCCAAAGACGCACTTGACCCATCACCCCATCTCTGAGCATGAGGTCACCCTgcagtgctgggccctgggcttctACCCTGCGGAGATCACCCTGACCTGGCAGTGTGATGGGGAGGATAAGACCGAAGACATGGAGCTTGTGGAGACCAGGCCTGCAGGGGACGGGACCTTCCAGAAGTGGGCGGCGGTGGTGGTGCCTCCTGGAGAGGAGCAGAGATACACATGCCATGTGCAGCACCAGGGGCTTCCCGAGCCCCTGACCCTGAGATGGG aGCCACCTTCTCAGGCCAAAATTGGCCTGGTCCTCCTTGGAGCTGTGGTCGCTGGAGCTGTGGTCACTGGAGCTGTGGTCGCTGGAGCTGTGGTGTGGAGGAGGAAGCTGTCAG GGTGA